The following proteins come from a genomic window of Maribacter sp. HTCC2170:
- a CDS encoding GNAT family N-acetyltransferase: MAQLRIIEVTPKNVQEETLFCVKNIKNSGFNCKKSWFEKQYKRGLHLKILKNGEDKMIGFIEYIPATNAWRPIEAEKFMFIHCIVVYSKKDRNKGYGSLLIHEVEKDAKQEGLAGVCVMTSKGTWIASKEIFENSGYAQIDKKGRFELLTKQWDPKANSPKFIDWNAQQSKHQGWNLIYANQCPWHEKSVAALLNTAMDYDIDLKVTELKTAREAQNAPSGYGVFGLIHDGKLLEDHYLSATRFRNILKKELKIK; encoded by the coding sequence ATGGCTCAATTAAGAATAATAGAGGTAACACCCAAAAATGTTCAAGAAGAAACTCTCTTCTGCGTAAAGAATATTAAAAACTCTGGATTCAATTGTAAAAAGAGTTGGTTCGAAAAACAATATAAAAGAGGATTACACCTGAAAATCCTTAAAAATGGGGAAGACAAAATGATTGGATTCATCGAATATATCCCCGCAACAAATGCTTGGCGACCTATTGAAGCAGAAAAATTTATGTTTATTCATTGTATTGTAGTGTATTCAAAAAAAGACAGAAACAAAGGTTATGGGTCACTACTTATTCATGAAGTTGAAAAGGACGCTAAACAAGAAGGGCTGGCTGGTGTATGTGTTATGACCAGCAAAGGCACTTGGATTGCCTCTAAAGAAATTTTTGAGAATAGTGGCTATGCACAAATTGACAAAAAAGGAAGGTTCGAGCTGCTTACGAAGCAATGGGATCCCAAAGCAAATTCACCCAAGTTTATTGACTGGAACGCACAGCAATCTAAACATCAGGGTTGGAATTTGATTTATGCAAATCAATGCCCCTGGCATGAAAAATCTGTAGCAGCGCTATTGAATACAGCCATGGACTATGACATAGATTTAAAAGTAACTGAACTTAAAACAGCACGGGAAGCGCAAAATGCGCCCTCTGGATATGGAGTATTCGGTCTCATTCATGATGGAAAACTACTAGAGGATCACTATCTAAGTGCTACCCGCTTCAGGAATATTTTAAAAAAAGAACTCAAAATTAAATAG
- a CDS encoding slipin family protein has translation MNPLVLFSIIFILFIAAGIRIVFEYKRALKFRFGKYVKTLQPGFRWIIPFVETIQVVDIRVITINVVSQEVMTEDNVPCSIDGVVFFKISDPEKAVLEVEEFSFAITQLSQAALRDVCGKVELDTILSKREEMGKNIKSIVETETHHWGIEIIDVKIKDIQLPENMRRMMANQAEAERSRRARIILAEAEEQAAAKLLEAGLQIDKSPSAIKLRLYQTLSNIAAEKNSTILFPFPEEVLPRNKKGEE, from the coding sequence ATGAATCCATTAGTATTGTTCTCCATTATTTTCATTTTATTCATTGCGGCGGGAATTAGAATTGTCTTTGAATATAAAAGAGCCTTGAAATTTCGTTTCGGCAAGTATGTGAAAACATTACAACCAGGTTTCCGATGGATTATCCCCTTTGTTGAAACCATCCAGGTGGTAGATATTCGTGTTATAACCATTAATGTGGTTTCACAAGAAGTTATGACCGAAGATAATGTGCCTTGTAGTATTGATGGTGTTGTATTTTTTAAGATAAGTGATCCAGAAAAGGCCGTTTTGGAGGTAGAAGAGTTTTCCTTCGCCATTACCCAACTCTCACAAGCAGCCCTTAGAGATGTTTGTGGTAAAGTAGAACTTGATACCATTTTATCCAAACGGGAAGAAATGGGCAAGAATATCAAAAGTATTGTGGAGACTGAAACCCATCATTGGGGCATTGAGATTATTGATGTAAAGATCAAGGATATTCAACTTCCTGAAAACATGAGAAGAATGATGGCCAATCAAGCTGAAGCCGAGAGGTCAAGAAGAGCCAGAATAATTCTGGCGGAAGCTGAGGAACAAGCTGCAGCAAAGCTGCTGGAGGCCGGCCTTCAAATAGATAAATCTCCATCTGCGATAAAGCTAAGGTTATATCAAACATTATCTAATATAGCCGCAGAAAAGAATTCTACAATTCTATTCCCATTCCCTGAGGAAGTTTTGCCAAGAAATAAAAAAGGGGAAGAGTAG
- a CDS encoding M20 family metallopeptidase codes for MTINIAAEILAYFKANKDKMIGFLEKLVQYESPSDDPNSQKPILEFLESKLNSLGYFTLFVPGKNTGGFLYARPQNRDRKKNLQLLLGHCDTVWTKNTLLKMPISENNGKMTGPGVYDMKAGLTQILFSLKAIHEMSLQSHLTPVVLINSDEEIGSRESWHIIKRLSIISERTFVMEPPLGLEGKLKTARKGLGRFTITVNGKAAHAGLDPGKGINAIVELSHQVQKLFAMNDFDKGITVNVGTIQGGISPNVVAPESKAVIDVRVQNKEDGELITKQIYGLEPSIPDVVIKIEGGIGRPPMERTTRNQKLWQLAKTKALLLGLELQQATAGGGSDGNTTSTYTATLDGLGTTGDGAHALHEFIFLDQLPERAALLTLLLLSDSLEN; via the coding sequence ATGACCATAAATATAGCAGCGGAGATTTTAGCATATTTCAAGGCAAATAAAGATAAAATGATCGGTTTCCTTGAAAAATTAGTCCAATATGAGTCCCCATCTGATGACCCAAATTCACAAAAACCAATACTAGAATTCTTGGAAAGTAAACTGAACTCTCTTGGATATTTTACGCTTTTTGTTCCTGGAAAAAATACTGGCGGATTTTTATATGCCAGACCGCAAAATAGGGATAGAAAAAAAAACTTACAATTATTATTAGGTCATTGTGATACTGTATGGACAAAGAATACATTGCTAAAGATGCCTATTTCAGAAAATAACGGTAAGATGACCGGTCCTGGAGTTTATGACATGAAGGCAGGATTGACCCAAATATTATTTTCGCTAAAGGCAATTCATGAGATGTCTTTGCAATCCCATCTCACTCCCGTAGTCCTAATCAATTCTGATGAGGAAATTGGCAGCAGGGAATCATGGCATATTATCAAGAGACTATCAATTATTTCCGAACGTACATTTGTTATGGAACCTCCTTTAGGTCTTGAAGGAAAATTGAAAACCGCCCGTAAAGGATTAGGACGATTCACAATAACGGTTAATGGAAAGGCCGCCCATGCTGGTTTAGATCCTGGAAAGGGGATAAATGCAATTGTAGAACTTTCACACCAGGTACAAAAATTGTTTGCCATGAACGATTTTGATAAGGGGATAACAGTAAATGTTGGAACCATTCAAGGAGGTATTTCTCCGAATGTGGTGGCACCTGAGAGTAAGGCTGTGATCGATGTTAGAGTACAAAATAAAGAAGACGGAGAATTAATAACGAAACAGATTTATGGGTTAGAACCGAGCATTCCTGATGTGGTAATTAAGATTGAGGGAGGAATTGGCCGACCGCCTATGGAGCGTACAACTCGAAACCAGAAACTATGGCAACTCGCTAAAACCAAAGCCTTATTATTGGGTTTAGAACTGCAACAAGCTACTGCCGGTGGAGGTTCAGATGGTAATACTACGAGTACATATACCGCTACTCTGGATGGTCTAGGCACAACGGGAGATGGCGCACATGCACTACACGAGTTTATATTTTTAGACCAGTTACCAGAAAGAGCAGCCTTGCTAACATTATTACTATTGTCAGATTCATTGGAGAATTAA
- a CDS encoding flavin reductase, with the protein MDVLQKDNIISLDVRLPIWEHFFTVAPLVVIGTKEKEGYDLAPKHMATPLGFGNYFGFVCTPRHGTYQNVKTNKEFSVSFPRPDQIVTTSLTSSPRSEQISKSHAIIEVLPIVKATTMDVPMIKDAYLFFECELFKIIDGFDDYCIISGTIKAAHVHKNYLRVFEKDEQEQLHENPLLAYIASGRFAKISDTYSFPFPKDFKR; encoded by the coding sequence ATGGATGTTCTTCAAAAAGATAATATAATCTCGTTGGATGTTAGGTTGCCTATCTGGGAACACTTTTTTACTGTCGCTCCTTTAGTTGTCATTGGCACTAAGGAAAAAGAGGGGTATGATCTTGCGCCAAAACACATGGCCACACCTTTAGGGTTTGGCAATTATTTTGGTTTCGTTTGTACACCTAGGCATGGTACATATCAAAATGTGAAGACAAACAAGGAATTTTCGGTCAGTTTTCCGAGACCAGATCAGATAGTAACCACCTCTTTAACCTCATCCCCCCGTTCTGAACAGATTTCTAAATCGCATGCAATTATTGAGGTATTGCCAATTGTCAAGGCAACCACAATGGATGTGCCAATGATTAAAGATGCTTATTTGTTCTTTGAATGTGAACTATTCAAAATAATCGACGGTTTTGATGATTATTGTATCATTTCTGGCACGATAAAAGCAGCACATGTGCATAAGAATTATCTTAGGGTATTCGAAAAAGACGAACAGGAACAGCTGCATGAAAATCCATTGCTGGCTTATATAGCTTCAGGTCGTTTTGCAAAAATTTCTGATACCTACAGTTTTCCATTTCCTAAGGACTTTAAAAGATGA
- a CDS encoding DUF302 domain-containing protein, protein MDYYFNKTLTNLSFDEVVDKTTLALKEEGFGILTEIDIKTTLKNKLDINFPNYKILGACNPPFAHKALLAENKIGTMLPCNVIVRETENGSIEVAAVDPIVSMMGIKNKDLGEIANEVRNKLKKAVDNL, encoded by the coding sequence ATGGATTATTATTTCAACAAAACACTTACTAATTTGTCTTTCGACGAAGTAGTTGACAAAACAACGCTAGCCTTAAAGGAAGAGGGTTTTGGTATACTCACCGAAATAGATATTAAAACGACATTGAAAAATAAATTGGATATCAACTTCCCTAATTATAAAATCCTGGGTGCTTGTAATCCACCCTTTGCACATAAAGCCTTACTGGCCGAAAACAAAATTGGAACGATGTTGCCCTGTAATGTAATTGTCCGCGAAACTGAAAATGGCAGTATTGAAGTTGCTGCCGTAGACCCTATTGTATCTATGATGGGTATAAAGAATAAAGACCTTGGTGAAATAGCTAATGAGGTTAGAAATAAGTTAAAAAAAGCAGTTGATAATTTGTAG
- a CDS encoding MlaD family protein — translation MAKTSLENLKLGVFVVFGTILLVTVAYLIGNRQNMFGQTFTISAVFNNANGLQNGNNVRFSGINVGTVKAIDMVNDTTIRVSMIIEKKMLNHIRKDAIATIGSDGLVGSMILNIIPGEGSSPLIVEGDKLQSYSRIATQDMLSTLNTTNENAAILTANLLKVTQAMTKGRGTMGRLLNDTLMAGDLKATLENLKNASHEANNMIKKLNLTISKINNEDSVFAVLLNDSLNGVKMKNILSNMEKSSIDINELTKNLNVVVDDMTNGKGAMNYLVMDTVLVKSLKNTIRNIEEGSGRFNENMEALKHNFLTRRYFKKIEKRKEKSQVD, via the coding sequence ATGGCTAAAACATCTTTAGAAAACTTGAAATTGGGAGTATTTGTAGTATTCGGAACCATTCTGTTGGTAACCGTTGCTTATTTGATTGGTAACAGACAGAACATGTTTGGACAAACCTTTACAATCAGTGCAGTGTTCAATAATGCAAACGGACTCCAAAACGGAAATAATGTTCGTTTCTCTGGTATTAATGTGGGAACCGTAAAAGCTATAGATATGGTTAATGACACTACTATAAGAGTTTCAATGATAATTGAAAAAAAGATGTTGAACCATATTCGAAAAGACGCCATAGCAACTATTGGATCGGACGGTCTGGTGGGGAGTATGATTCTTAATATAATCCCGGGTGAGGGGTCGTCACCTTTAATAGTTGAGGGTGATAAGCTGCAATCCTACAGTAGAATTGCGACTCAGGACATGTTGAGTACTTTGAATACCACCAATGAAAATGCAGCAATTTTGACTGCCAATTTGTTAAAAGTGACACAAGCCATGACGAAGGGACGGGGAACCATGGGTAGATTATTGAATGATACTTTAATGGCAGGTGACTTAAAAGCAACTCTTGAAAATTTAAAAAATGCCAGTCATGAAGCTAACAATATGATTAAGAAACTAAACCTAACGATAAGTAAAATCAACAATGAAGATAGTGTCTTTGCAGTATTGTTAAACGATTCGCTAAACGGGGTGAAAATGAAAAACATACTTTCCAATATGGAAAAATCCAGTATCGATATTAATGAACTAACCAAAAACTTGAATGTTGTTGTAGATGATATGACAAATGGTAAGGGAGCTATGAATTATTTGGTTATGGACACTGTCTTGGTAAAAAGCTTAAAGAATACTATTAGGAATATAGAAGAGGGTTCAGGTCGCTTTAATGAAAATATGGAGGCATTGAAGCATAATTTTCTTACCAGAAGATATTTTAAAAAAATAGAGAAAAGAAAAGAGAAAAGTCAAGTAGATTAA
- a CDS encoding ABC transporter ATP-binding protein — protein sequence MLEKEKILKKTSVVIGNKPVIDIRDLRKSFGNNKVLNGFSLKLHEGENLVVMGKSGSGKSVMIKCLVGLMQADSGYLSVMGKEIKTLDRKTLDELRSDIGFLFQGSALYDSMTVRENLEFPMRRHKEKLGSVVDTTPLVLEALENVGLADTMDLMPSELSGGMKRRVALARTLILKPKIILYDEPTSGLDPITAKEIIELMRSIQKKYGTSSLIITHDVDCARVISERMVLLVDGINYAEGTYSELSKSTDPKVEAFFKK from the coding sequence ATGCTGGAAAAAGAGAAAATATTGAAAAAAACATCCGTGGTAATTGGGAATAAACCAGTTATAGACATTCGTGATCTAAGGAAAAGCTTTGGAAATAATAAGGTTCTAAATGGTTTTTCCTTGAAGCTTCATGAGGGTGAAAACCTTGTGGTCATGGGTAAATCCGGTTCTGGTAAATCTGTGATGATTAAATGCCTGGTAGGCCTTATGCAAGCAGATAGTGGTTACCTCTCGGTAATGGGTAAGGAGATTAAAACTCTAGACAGAAAAACTTTGGACGAATTACGTTCAGATATTGGTTTTTTATTTCAAGGGAGTGCCCTTTATGATTCTATGACAGTTCGTGAAAACCTTGAGTTTCCTATGCGAAGACATAAAGAGAAATTAGGAAGTGTGGTAGATACGACGCCATTGGTATTGGAGGCACTTGAAAATGTTGGTCTGGCAGACACTATGGATCTAATGCCATCTGAGCTGTCAGGTGGCATGAAGAGGCGTGTAGCACTGGCCAGGACTTTGATTTTAAAGCCTAAAATTATTTTGTATGATGAACCAACAAGTGGTTTGGACCCAATTACGGCAAAGGAAATAATAGAACTCATGCGAAGTATTCAAAAAAAGTACGGAACCTCCTCATTGATAATTACCCACGATGTTGATTGTGCTCGGGTTATCTCGGAACGTATGGTCTTACTGGTTGATGGTATTAATTATGCGGAAGGTACGTATAGTGAATTATCAAAATCTACCGACCCAAAAGTCGAGGCATTTTTTAAAAAATAA
- a CDS encoding MlaE family ABC transporter permease: MAYTIQSVQKLRQFFVEIGELSNFAMRFFKEALKPPYEFKELLRQCYNMGNRSLVLVGVTGFIIGLVLTLQSRPTLIEFGAVSWMPNMVGISIVREIGPVITALICAGRIASGIGAELGSMRVTEQIDAMEVSGTNPFKYLVVTRIMATTLMLPLLVIFGDLVALYGSALVENLKGNVSFQLYFNTVFDALEFGDLIPATIKSFFFGFTIGLVGCYKGYYSKKGTAGVGVAANTAVVLASLLLFFVDFIAVFVSDIFYDL, encoded by the coding sequence ATGGCATACACAATTCAATCCGTCCAAAAGTTAAGGCAGTTCTTTGTTGAAATAGGGGAACTTTCCAATTTTGCTATGCGTTTTTTTAAAGAAGCATTGAAACCCCCTTATGAGTTCAAAGAGCTATTACGCCAGTGCTATAATATGGGTAATAGATCACTAGTTTTAGTTGGGGTAACTGGCTTTATTATTGGTTTAGTACTCACTTTGCAGTCGAGACCCACACTTATTGAGTTTGGGGCTGTTTCATGGATGCCCAATATGGTGGGTATCTCTATTGTGCGGGAAATTGGACCGGTAATAACTGCATTGATTTGTGCCGGGAGAATAGCTTCTGGGATAGGGGCAGAACTGGGTTCTATGAGGGTAACTGAACAAATAGATGCTATGGAAGTCTCTGGCACCAATCCTTTTAAATATTTGGTAGTTACACGAATAATGGCAACAACTCTTATGCTCCCTTTATTGGTGATTTTTGGTGATTTAGTTGCGCTATATGGATCGGCCCTGGTTGAAAATTTAAAAGGGAATGTTTCATTTCAGCTTTATTTCAATACCGTTTTTGATGCCCTTGAATTTGGAGATTTAATACCCGCTACCATAAAATCCTTTTTCTTCGGATTCACCATTGGTTTAGTTGGTTGTTATAAGGGATATTATAGCAAAAAAGGAACAGCAGGTGTAGGGGTTGCCGCTAATACCGCCGTGGTATTGGCATCACTGCTGTTGTTTTTTGTGGATTTTATAGCAGTTTTTGTATCTGATATTTTTTATGATTTGTGA
- a CDS encoding L,D-transpeptidase, translated as MSKRLRYTLTLLLLLLITITISKLLEIRREKNAIEPILDPVVIEKTISKKYVTINDTIPIARYFDFMDSLVAVHESKTPYQLSEHILVKSNSWIIDTLAHTDYYNMMQRDSFVYNQQRMIVFQPRDSIIIPDSLEACTISEHFDKIRIDINLPEYKLRVYKDSLLLSTYPIRIGQNRIKYLKMGDRFTDLRTKQGNGMVIEYRRNPDFYNPVTGTQFFRTRRDDGKTTLMPQIPWIVTEINGIRNGQLIHPTTNPKSLGKAYSNGCIGVKESDAWRIYYQCPIGTEIVIRYNLKVIDDNGAEVLLKDIYQISP; from the coding sequence ATGTCTAAAAGACTTCGATATACATTGACTTTGCTTCTGCTACTTTTGATTACAATTACGATTTCTAAACTGTTGGAAATAAGAAGAGAGAAGAACGCCATCGAACCTATTCTAGATCCAGTTGTAATAGAAAAAACCATATCTAAAAAGTATGTAACTATCAATGACACCATTCCCATTGCTCGGTATTTTGATTTCATGGATTCATTGGTCGCAGTTCACGAATCAAAAACCCCTTACCAACTCTCAGAACATATACTGGTAAAGTCAAATTCTTGGATAATAGATACCTTGGCACACACTGATTATTATAATATGATGCAAAGGGATTCTTTTGTTTACAATCAGCAAAGAATGATTGTCTTTCAACCAAGAGATAGCATAATTATTCCCGACTCATTGGAAGCGTGTACCATCTCAGAGCATTTTGACAAGATTAGAATAGATATAAACTTGCCCGAATACAAGCTACGCGTTTACAAAGACTCACTTCTTTTATCTACATACCCAATAAGAATAGGCCAGAATAGAATAAAATACTTAAAAATGGGTGACAGGTTCACCGATCTTAGAACAAAACAAGGTAATGGGATGGTAATCGAATATAGGAGAAATCCCGATTTTTATAATCCAGTAACAGGTACACAATTCTTTAGAACACGTAGGGATGATGGCAAAACAACTTTAATGCCGCAAATACCATGGATAGTTACAGAAATCAATGGTATTAGGAATGGACAGCTTATTCACCCCACCACAAACCCTAAATCGCTTGGTAAGGCATATTCAAACGGCTGTATTGGTGTCAAAGAATCAGATGCATGGCGAATTTATTATCAATGCCCGATCGGGACTGAAATTGTTATTCGATACAATTTAAAAGTTATCGATGACAATGGTGCCGAAGTGCTCTTGAAAGACATTTATCAAATAAGCCCATGA
- a CDS encoding TlpA family protein disulfide reductase: MKLGKKQWLNIALLIGVGLFLFTPVGFHARVFVGRLLSTSASVIKPELQMPIENYDWQLVNDKGQNFNFKSTKNKVVVINFWATWCPPCIAEMPSFQNLYDDYSDKVDFMFVAKDKAEKVSAFMIKKDYNLPVYYSKDEAPSLLTSKTIPTTYVLDKEGRIVVAETGVADWNSNKIRKLLDELIRK, translated from the coding sequence ATGAAATTAGGTAAAAAACAATGGCTTAATATCGCTTTACTCATTGGGGTAGGTTTGTTTCTTTTTACCCCAGTGGGCTTTCATGCTCGCGTGTTTGTTGGGAGGTTACTTTCGACTAGCGCCTCGGTTATAAAGCCAGAACTACAAATGCCTATAGAAAATTATGATTGGCAATTGGTTAATGACAAAGGTCAGAACTTCAATTTCAAAAGTACCAAAAACAAAGTTGTTGTAATTAACTTTTGGGCTACATGGTGTCCACCCTGTATAGCAGAAATGCCAAGTTTTCAGAATTTGTATGATGACTATAGCGATAAGGTTGATTTTATGTTCGTGGCCAAAGATAAAGCTGAAAAAGTATCAGCCTTTATGATAAAGAAAGATTATAATTTACCGGTTTATTATTCAAAGGATGAGGCCCCGAGTTTGTTGACATCGAAAACAATACCAACTACCTATGTGTTGGATAAAGAGGGTAGAATTGTTGTAGCAGAGACAGGCGTAGCAGATTGGAATAGTAATAAGATCAGAAAACTTTTAGATGAACTTATAAGAAAGTAA
- a CDS encoding TlpA family protein disulfide reductase, translating to MIISKKTLLNILLIAFVLAFFVTPLGHFGKVFLNQIFAGTPVIIEESSRQQLQSYNWKLKDPNWDYFNLDRSKGKVLFVNFWASWRLPCEAELKGIQKLYNDYGDKVDFYIITNEEKAPVEEFMRLKKFDFPLTYLIIGEPAPFEILEPPASYIIDKNGFIVVKEKDIASWDTGKIRELLDNLIK from the coding sequence ATGATAATAAGCAAAAAAACACTTCTTAATATTCTGCTTATTGCGTTTGTTTTGGCTTTTTTTGTGACACCTTTGGGTCATTTTGGAAAGGTTTTTCTCAATCAAATTTTTGCTGGTACTCCTGTAATAATTGAAGAATCATCCAGACAGCAGTTGCAATCTTACAATTGGAAATTAAAAGATCCCAACTGGGATTATTTTAATCTAGATCGATCAAAAGGAAAAGTGTTGTTCGTTAATTTTTGGGCATCTTGGAGATTGCCCTGCGAAGCAGAATTAAAAGGAATACAGAAATTATATAATGATTATGGTGATAAAGTGGATTTTTACATCATTACCAATGAAGAAAAGGCGCCTGTGGAGGAGTTTATGAGATTGAAGAAATTTGATTTTCCTCTTACTTATTTGATTATTGGAGAACCAGCACCTTTTGAAATTTTAGAACCACCTGCATCTTATATTATTGACAAAAATGGATTTATTGTTGTTAAAGAAAAGGATATTGCTAGTTGGGACACAGGTAAAATTAGGGAGTTATTGGATAATTTGATCAAATAA
- a CDS encoding aconitate hydratase has translation MAFDIEMIKSVYAKMASRVDKARDIVGKPLTLSEKILYSHLWEGTPSKAFVRGKDYVDFAPDRIACQDATAQMALLQFMQAGKPKVAVPTTVHCDHLIQAKTGAAADLKVANTTSAEVFDFLESVSNKYGIGFWKPGAGIIHQVVLENYAFPGGMMIGTDSHTVNAGGLGMVAIGVGGADAVDVMAGMAWELKFPKLIGVKLTGNISGWTSAKDVILKVAGILTVKGGTGAIIEYFGEGAKNLSCTGKGTICNMGAEVGATTSTFGYDESMERYLRATDRNGVADAANAVKEYLTADDEVYANPEQYFDEVLEINLDELRPHLNGPFTPDLATPIGELGAKARENGWPIQVDWGLIGSCTNSSYEDLSRAASIAKQAVAKKIKPKSDFGINPGSEQIRFTAQRDGLLETFENLGATVFTNACGPCIGQWDRSDLKGDEKNTIVHSFNRNFSKRADGNPNTHAFVGSPEMVAAIAISGRLDFDPMNDTLINEDGEEVKLDEPMGIELPPQGFAVEDAGYLAPDEDGSGVEVKVSPTSERLQLLEPFMPIKPEQLQGVKLLIKAFGKCTTDHISMAGPWLRFRGHLDNIANNTLIGAVNAFNKKTNFVKNQLTGEYGGVPDTQRAYKAENIKSIVVGDHNYGEGSSREHAAMQPRQLGVAAVLVKSFARIHETNLKKQGMLGLTFANEADYDLIQEDDTFNFVDIADFSPGKPLTLEVVHADGTKDTIIANHTYNESQIGWFKQGSALNVIKRENAA, from the coding sequence ATGGCATTTGATATCGAGATGATTAAAAGTGTTTACGCGAAAATGGCTAGCCGGGTTGATAAGGCTCGTGACATAGTTGGTAAACCACTTACCCTATCTGAGAAAATTTTATATTCCCATCTGTGGGAAGGTACCCCTTCAAAGGCATTTGTTAGAGGTAAAGACTATGTAGACTTTGCTCCGGACCGTATAGCCTGTCAAGATGCTACCGCGCAAATGGCCCTATTGCAATTTATGCAAGCAGGAAAGCCTAAAGTAGCAGTGCCAACCACAGTACATTGTGATCATTTGATTCAGGCAAAGACGGGAGCTGCAGCTGATCTAAAAGTAGCAAACACTACTAGTGCTGAAGTTTTTGATTTCTTGGAATCTGTTTCCAATAAATACGGTATTGGTTTTTGGAAACCAGGTGCAGGTATTATTCATCAAGTAGTATTGGAAAATTATGCTTTCCCAGGAGGAATGATGATTGGAACTGATTCGCATACCGTTAACGCAGGTGGCCTCGGGATGGTTGCCATTGGAGTTGGTGGGGCAGATGCAGTTGATGTTATGGCAGGAATGGCTTGGGAACTGAAATTTCCTAAATTGATTGGGGTTAAGTTGACAGGTAACATATCTGGATGGACCTCTGCTAAAGATGTTATTTTAAAGGTTGCTGGGATTCTTACGGTAAAAGGAGGAACAGGTGCCATCATAGAATATTTTGGAGAAGGTGCTAAAAACCTTTCCTGTACTGGTAAAGGAACAATCTGTAACATGGGAGCAGAAGTTGGTGCTACCACTTCCACTTTTGGTTACGACGAATCTATGGAGCGTTATTTAAGAGCTACGGATAGAAATGGAGTTGCTGATGCCGCTAATGCCGTCAAAGAATATTTGACAGCGGATGATGAGGTTTATGCCAATCCTGAGCAGTATTTTGATGAAGTATTAGAAATAAATTTAGATGAATTAAGACCTCATTTGAATGGCCCTTTTACTCCAGATTTGGCAACTCCAATTGGTGAATTGGGAGCTAAGGCTAGAGAAAATGGATGGCCTATTCAAGTTGATTGGGGATTGATAGGTTCTTGTACGAACTCTTCCTATGAGGATTTATCTCGTGCGGCTTCTATCGCCAAACAGGCTGTTGCTAAAAAGATAAAACCGAAATCGGATTTTGGAATCAACCCTGGCTCCGAGCAGATTAGATTTACTGCACAACGCGATGGGCTTTTGGAAACTTTTGAAAATTTAGGAGCAACGGTGTTTACGAATGCTTGTGGGCCTTGTATTGGACAATGGGATAGAAGTGACTTAAAAGGTGATGAAAAGAACACTATTGTGCATTCTTTCAACCGTAACTTTTCTAAAAGAGCTGACGGTAACCCTAATACCCACGCATTTGTCGGTTCACCAGAAATGGTAGCGGCAATCGCAATTTCAGGTAGGTTGGATTTTGACCCAATGAATGACACATTGATCAATGAAGATGGTGAAGAGGTAAAATTGGATGAGCCAATGGGTATAGAACTTCCGCCACAAGGATTCGCTGTTGAAGATGCAGGTTATTTGGCTCCGGATGAAGATGGATCAGGAGTTGAAGTTAAGGTTAGTCCTACATCAGAGCGACTACAATTACTAGAACCTTTTATGCCAATTAAGCCTGAGCAATTACAAGGAGTTAAATTACTGATAAAAGCTTTTGGAAAATGTACTACAGACCATATTTCTATGGCAGGACCTTGGTTACGTTTTCGTGGACATCTAGATAATATTGCCAATAACACTTTGATTGGTGCGGTTAATGCTTTTAATAAGAAAACCAATTTCGTCAAGAATCAATTGACTGGTGAATATGGTGGTGTTCCTGATACGCAAAGAGCTTACAAAGCGGAGAATATAAAGTCGATTGTCGTAGGTGACCATAATTATGGTGAGGGTTCGTCTAGAGAACATGCAGCAATGCAACCAAGACAACTTGGTGTAGCTGCAGTACTGGTTAAGTCATTTGCTCGAATTCATGAGACAAACCTTAAGAAACAAGGTATGTTAGGTTTGACTTTTGCAAACGAAGCGGATTATGATTTAATACAAGAAGATGATACTTTCAACTTTGTTGATATTGCTGATTTTTCTCCAGGAAAACCTTTGACATTGGAGGTTGTTCATGCTGATGGTACTAAAGATACCATTATTGCAAATCATACGTATAATGAGTCACAGATTGGCTGGTTCAAACAAGGTTCAGCTTTGAACGTAATTAAAAGAGAAAACGCAGCTTAA